The following are encoded together in the Culex pipiens pallens isolate TS chromosome 1, TS_CPP_V2, whole genome shotgun sequence genome:
- the LOC120431985 gene encoding uncharacterized protein LOC120431985, with amino-acid sequence MIMEPTRVQKIVKVNSISLNDALAVGPVVQDDLFSLILRFRLEPFVLVTYIEKIRWKKFVPNRVSEIQEVNAGHVWLHVPGLDNPVDVISRRMTATQLIDCMLWWQGSSWLRQCSRFWPCIVRTSDDLFDKEQLEERPVDSLPAVAETSIFGVTSSLSELIRKVAYYRRFSYNARGCNRSNRRVGLISIAELNESLRCLAKLAQQESFPKDLHAFRTTGQVESTSKLKSLPPILMDGVLRTRDRLQHADVPYDRKHPIILDNKYSFTLMIMGYNHLKYLHAGPQLLIAAYVPSSGHFALVIWLENLSTSALTVDCPCKPRTSDQIMGYLPAVRVLPILLGLISAGLSTYDHHIARLPHRSVLWPYSFRFAARRGVPKTLFCDNGINFVGARRTLNEFLRLLKTQQVQDQVVRSCSADGIQFQFIPPRTPYFGGIWEAAVKSLKNQLRRTVGNANLTAEQMSTFLAQAEACSNSRPLTPISNNPDDLDRDLDVLTPAHFLVHRPLIAIPEPLYEEIATNRMSQWQMIQEYLRPAHSVDSRKRQHPHRDNGPGDNLPPQKWRIGRVIEIFPGNDGHVRVVKLRTPDGLYTRAITRLCVLPIDDNQQPAQDSQ; translated from the exons ATGATTATGGAACCGACCAGGGTGCAGAAGATCGTCAAGGTTAACAGTATTTCCCTGAACGATGCGCTCGCAGTTGGACCTGTCGTACAAGACGACTTGTTCAGCCTGATCTTACGCTTTCGCCTCGAGCCGTTCGTGTTGGTAACATACATCGAAAAGAT CCGCTGGAAGAAATTCGTACCCAATCGAGTGTCGGAGATTCAGGAGGTCAATGCTGGACACGTGTGGCTACACGTACCGGGGTTGGACAACCCTGTGGACGTGATCTCTCGGAGAATGACCGCTACCCAGCTCATCGACTGTATGCTGTGGTGGCAAGGATCATCGTGGCTGAGGCAGTGTAGCAGATTCTGGCCCTGCATCGTGCGGACTTCGGACGACCTTTTCGACAAGGAACAGCTGGAAGAACGACCTGTTGACTCCCTACCTGCTGTGGCTGAAACGAGCATTTTTGGTGTCACTTCGTCGCTTTCTGAGTTGATTCGAAAGGTAGCCTACTACAGAAGGTTTTCCTACAACGCTCGTGGGTGCAACCGATCGAACCGCAGAGTTGGACTTATTTCGATTGCGGAACTCAACGAATCTCTCCGGTGCCTGGCCAAATTGGCCCAACAAGAATCGTTCCCAAAGGATTTGCACGCATTTCGAACCACAGGTCAAGTAGAATCCACCTCCAAACTCAAGTCGTTGCCACCAATACTTATGGATGGAGTTCTTCGTACGCGTGATCGTCTACAACACGCTGATGTGCCCTATGATCGTAAACACCCGATCATCTTGGACAATAAATACTCTTTCACACTGATGATCATGGGCTACAACCATCTCAAGTACCTACACGCTGGGCCTCAGTTGTTGATCGCCGCGTACGTGCCAAGTTCTGGCCACTTCGCGCTCGTGATCTGGCTCGAAAATTTGTCCACGAGTgcgttgactgttgactgtccCTGCAAACCTCGCACATCGGACCAAATCATGGGGTATCTACCAGCTGTGCGGGTCTTGCCAATCCTGCTAGGGTTGATTTCTGCGGGCCTTTCTACCTACGACCACCACATCGCAAGGCTGCCCCACAGAAGTGTTTTGTGGCCGTATTCGTTT AGATTTGCGGCCCGTCGCGGAGTGCCGAAGACGCTGTTTTGCGACAACGGCATAAACTTCGTCGGTGCACGGCGCACGCTGAACGAATTCCTGCGGCTGCTCAAGACTCAGCAAGTACAGGATCAGGTCGTGCGCAGCTGTTCGGCCGATGGTATCCAGTTCCAATTCATCCCCCCTCGGACGCCATACTTCGGAGGCATCTGGGAAGCGGCCGTCAAGTCCCTCAAGAACCAACTCCGCCGTACTGTCGGCAACGCAAACCTGACTGCTGAGCAGATGTCCACATTTCTCGCCCAAGCTGAGGCCTGCTCGAACTCGCGGCCTCTTACGCCAATCTCCAACAACCCGGACGATCTAGACCGAGATCTAGACGTACTAACACCGGCACACTTCCTGGTGCACAGACCGCTGATCGCCATACCGGAACCTTTATATGAGGAGATTGCTACGAACCGCATGTCTCAGTGGCAGATGATCCAAGAGTACCTTCGTC CAGCGCACTCGGTGGACTCACGAAAGAGACAACATCCGCATCGGGACAATGGTCCTGGTGACAACCTTCCTCCGCAGAAGTGGCGCATTGGCAGAGTCATCGAGATCTTCCCCGGCAACGACGGGCATGTTCGTGTCGTCAAGCTTCGCACACCGGACGGCCTCTACACGCGAGCCATCACTCGGCTCTGCGTTCTGCCGATCGACGACAATCAGCAGCCAGCTCAGGACTCACAGTAG